In a genomic window of Pseudomonas putida:
- the rnc gene encoding ribonuclease III, which produces MSASLSRLERQLGYTFKDQELMVLALTHRSFAGRNNERLEFLGDAILNFVAGEALFDRFPLAREGQLSRLRARLVKGETLAVLARGFDLGEHLRLGSGELKSGGFRRESILADALEALIGAIYLDAGIEVARERVLAWLAGEFEGLTLVDTNKDPKTRLQEFLQSRGCELPRYEVVDIQGEPHCRTFFVECEIILLNEKSRGQGVSRRIAEQVAAAAALIALGVENGND; this is translated from the coding sequence GTGAGCGCCTCCCTAAGCCGTCTCGAGCGTCAGCTCGGCTACACCTTCAAGGACCAGGAACTGATGGTCCTGGCCCTGACTCACCGCAGTTTTGCCGGGCGCAACAACGAACGCCTGGAGTTCCTCGGTGACGCCATCCTCAACTTCGTTGCCGGCGAGGCGCTGTTCGATCGCTTCCCGCTGGCCCGCGAAGGCCAGTTGTCGCGTTTGCGCGCACGCCTGGTCAAAGGTGAGACGCTGGCCGTACTGGCCCGTGGTTTCGATCTGGGCGAACACCTGCGCCTGGGGTCCGGCGAGTTGAAGAGCGGCGGTTTTCGCCGTGAGTCGATCCTGGCCGATGCCCTGGAAGCGCTGATTGGTGCAATCTACCTGGACGCCGGCATCGAAGTTGCCCGCGAACGCGTACTGGCCTGGCTGGCCGGCGAGTTCGAAGGCCTGACGCTGGTCGACACCAACAAGGACCCGAAAACCCGCCTGCAGGAGTTCCTGCAATCCCGTGGGTGCGAGCTGCCACGTTATGAAGTGGTGGATATCCAGGGTGAGCCGCATTGCCGGACGTTCTTCGTCGAATGCGAAATCATCCTACTGAATGAAAAAAGCCGAGGTCAGGGTGTGAGCCGTCGTATTGCCGAACAGGTAGCGGCCGCCGCAGCACTGATTGCCCTGGGTGTGGAGAATGGCAATGACTGA
- the era gene encoding GTPase Era, whose product MTDSTATRCGYVAIVGRPNVGKSTLLNHILGQKLAITSRKPQTTRHNMLGIKTEGDVQAIYVDTPGMHKGGEKALNRYMNKTASAALKDVDVVIFVVDRTKWTEEDQMVLERVQYVTGPLIVALNKTDRIEDKAELMPHLSWLQEQLPNAQIIPISAQHGHNLDALERVIAEQLPENDHFFPEDQITDRSSRFLAAELVREKIMRQMGAELPYQITVEIEEFKQQGKTLHIHALILVERDGQKKIIIGDKGERIKRIGTEARKDMELLFDSKIMLNLWVKVKGGWSDDERALRSLGYGDL is encoded by the coding sequence ATGACTGATTCAACTGCAACACGCTGTGGCTATGTTGCCATCGTCGGCCGTCCGAACGTGGGCAAGTCCACGTTGCTCAACCACATTCTCGGCCAGAAGCTCGCGATCACCTCGCGCAAGCCGCAAACCACCCGTCACAACATGCTCGGCATCAAGACCGAAGGTGATGTGCAGGCGATCTACGTCGACACCCCCGGCATGCACAAGGGGGGTGAAAAGGCCCTGAACCGCTACATGAACAAGACCGCTTCGGCGGCGTTGAAAGACGTCGACGTGGTGATCTTCGTGGTGGATCGCACCAAGTGGACCGAAGAAGACCAAATGGTCCTCGAGCGTGTGCAATACGTGACCGGCCCGCTGATCGTTGCGCTGAACAAGACCGACCGCATCGAGGACAAGGCCGAGCTGATGCCGCACCTGTCCTGGTTGCAGGAACAGCTGCCAAACGCACAGATCATCCCGATTTCGGCTCAGCACGGGCACAACCTCGACGCGCTGGAGCGGGTGATTGCCGAGCAGTTGCCGGAAAACGATCACTTCTTCCCGGAAGACCAGATCACCGACCGCAGCAGCCGCTTCCTGGCTGCTGAACTGGTACGCGAAAAAATCATGCGCCAGATGGGCGCCGAGCTGCCGTACCAGATCACAGTTGAAATCGAAGAGTTCAAGCAGCAGGGGAAAACCCTGCATATTCATGCGCTGATCCTCGTCGAACGTGACGGCCAGAAGAAAATCATCATTGGCGACAAGGGCGAGCGCATCAAGCGCATCGGCACCGAGGCGCGCAAGGACATGGAGCTGCTGTTCGACTCCAAGATCATGCTTAACCTGTGGGTGAAGGTTAAGGGTGGCTGGTCCGATGATGAGCGTGCGTTGCGTTCGCTGGGTTACGGCGACCTGTAA
- the recO gene encoding DNA repair protein RecO, with the protein MSQQPTGQPAYVLHSRAYRESSALVDFLTPQGRLRAVLRSARGKAGTLARPFVPLEVEFRGRGELKNVGRMESAGVSTWLHGEALFSGLYLNELLIRLLPAEDPHPSVFDHYAATLLALAEGRPLEPLLRSFEWRLLDDLGYGFALNTDIHGEPIAPDGLYRLQVDAGLERVYLLQPGLFNGIELLAMAEADWSAPGALSAAKRLMRQALAVHLGGRPLVSRELFRKP; encoded by the coding sequence ATGTCCCAACAACCCACCGGCCAACCCGCCTACGTCCTCCACTCCCGCGCCTACCGCGAAAGCAGTGCGCTGGTGGACTTCCTCACGCCCCAAGGGCGGCTGCGGGCGGTGTTGCGCAGTGCGCGGGGCAAGGCCGGGACGCTGGCGCGGCCTTTCGTGCCGCTGGAAGTGGAGTTTCGCGGACGTGGGGAGCTGAAGAACGTCGGGCGCATGGAAAGTGCCGGTGTGTCCACCTGGCTGCACGGCGAAGCGCTGTTCAGTGGTCTCTATCTCAACGAGCTGCTGATTCGTCTGCTGCCTGCCGAAGATCCCCATCCCAGTGTATTTGATCACTACGCCGCAACCTTGCTGGCCCTCGCCGAAGGCCGACCGCTGGAGCCGTTGTTGCGCTCATTCGAATGGCGCTTGCTCGACGACCTCGGCTACGGCTTTGCCCTCAATACCGACATCCATGGCGAGCCCATCGCCCCGGACGGCCTCTATCGCCTGCAAGTGGATGCCGGACTGGAACGGGTCTATCTGCTGCAACCGGGGCTGTTCAATGGCATTGAATTGCTGGCCATGGCCGAAGCCGACTGGTCCGCGCCCGGTGCGCTGTCCGCCGCCAAGCGCTTGATGCGTCAGGCATTGGCCGTTCATTTGGGCGGTCGGCCACTTGTCAGTCGCGAGCTGTTTCGCAAGCCCTGA
- the pdxJ gene encoding pyridoxine 5'-phosphate synthase, with translation MTTSTRILLGVNIDHVATLRQARGTRYPDPVKAALDAEEAGADGITVHLREDRRHIQERDILVLKDVLQTRMNFEMGVTEEMMAFAERIRPAHICLVPETRQELTTEGGLDVAGQEARIKAAVERLSKIGSEVSLFIDADERQIEASRRVGAPAIELHTGRYADAETPTEVAEELKRVADGVAFGLAQGLIVNAGHGLHYHNVEAVAAIKGINELNIGHALVAHALFVGFKSAVSEMKALILAAAAKA, from the coding sequence GTGACCACCAGCACCCGCATTCTTCTTGGCGTGAACATCGACCACGTTGCCACCCTGCGTCAGGCCCGGGGTACACGCTACCCGGACCCGGTCAAGGCAGCCCTGGACGCGGAAGAGGCTGGCGCTGACGGCATCACCGTGCACTTGCGCGAAGACCGCCGGCACATTCAGGAGCGCGACATCCTGGTGCTCAAGGATGTGCTGCAAACCCGCATGAACTTCGAGATGGGCGTCACCGAGGAAATGATGGCGTTCGCCGAGCGTATTCGCCCGGCGCACATTTGCCTGGTCCCGGAAACCCGTCAGGAACTGACCACCGAAGGCGGCCTGGACGTGGCGGGGCAGGAAGCGCGGATCAAGGCGGCGGTGGAGCGCCTGTCGAAGATCGGCTCGGAAGTGTCGCTGTTCATTGATGCTGACGAGCGGCAGATCGAGGCTTCCCGTCGTGTGGGCGCGCCGGCTATCGAATTGCACACCGGGCGTTACGCCGATGCCGAGACGCCGACCGAAGTGGCTGAGGAATTGAAGCGCGTTGCCGATGGCGTGGCCTTTGGCCTGGCTCAGGGCTTGATCGTCAATGCCGGTCACGGTCTGCACTATCACAACGTCGAGGCCGTGGCGGCGATCAAGGGCATCAACGAACTGAACATCGGCCACGCGCTGGTGGCCCATGCCCTGTTTGTGGGCTTCAAGTCGGCGGTTTCGGAGATGAAGGCGCTGATTCTGGCGGCCGCAGCCAAGGCTTAA
- the mltF gene encoding membrane-bound lytic murein transglycosylase MltF — translation MFSPTALRPRYAKWLIATGLFLMLSGCVDKPNTLERVKEDGVLRVVTRNSPATYFQDRNGETGFEYELVKRFADDLGVELKIETADNLDDLFNQVGKPNGPVLAAAGLVSSEERKKQVRFSHSYLEVTPQIIYRNGQSRPTDAKDLVGKKIMVLKGSTHADQLAQLKQKFPGIEYEESDAVEVVDLLRMVDEGQIDLTLVDSNEVAMNQVYFTNIRVAFDLGDARDQSWAVATGDDNSLLNEINEYLDKVKKNGTLQRLKDRYYGHVDVLGYMGATTFAQHLQQRLPKYEQHFKAYAKKEKVDWRLLAAVGYQESLWQPAVTSKTGVRGLMMLTQNTAQAMGVSNRLDPKQSIMGGAKYLAYMKDQLDESIQEPDRTWFALAAYNVGIGHLDDARKLAAKEGLNPDKWLDVKKILPRLSEKKWYSKTRYGYARGGEPVHFVANIRRYYDILTWVTQPQLEGDQVAEGKLVVPGIDKSKPAQETPQL, via the coding sequence ATGTTTTCCCCAACGGCTTTGCGTCCGCGATATGCCAAATGGCTGATCGCAACCGGACTCTTCCTGATGCTCAGTGGCTGTGTTGATAAACCCAACACGCTCGAGCGCGTAAAGGAGGATGGTGTGCTGCGGGTGGTTACCCGAAACAGCCCCGCCACCTACTTTCAGGATCGCAACGGTGAAACCGGCTTCGAATACGAGCTGGTGAAGCGCTTCGCCGACGATCTGGGGGTGGAGCTCAAGATCGAGACCGCCGACAACCTCGACGACCTGTTCAATCAGGTCGGCAAGCCCAACGGCCCGGTGCTCGCCGCCGCTGGCCTGGTCAGCAGCGAAGAACGCAAGAAGCAGGTGCGGTTCTCACACTCCTATCTGGAAGTCACCCCGCAGATCATCTATCGCAACGGCCAGTCCCGTCCGACCGACGCCAAGGATCTGGTGGGCAAGAAGATCATGGTGCTCAAGGGCAGCACCCACGCCGACCAGCTGGCGCAACTGAAACAGAAATTCCCCGGTATCGAATACGAAGAGTCCGACGCGGTCGAGGTCGTTGATCTCCTGCGCATGGTGGACGAAGGTCAGATCGACCTGACCCTTGTGGACTCCAACGAAGTGGCGATGAACCAGGTGTATTTCACCAATATCCGGGTGGCCTTCGACCTGGGTGATGCCAGGGACCAGAGCTGGGCCGTGGCCACCGGCGATGACAACAGCCTGCTCAACGAAATCAACGAGTACCTCGACAAGGTCAAGAAGAACGGCACGCTGCAACGCCTGAAGGATCGCTACTACGGGCACGTCGACGTGCTCGGCTACATGGGCGCCACCACCTTCGCCCAGCATCTGCAGCAACGCCTGCCCAAGTACGAACAGCACTTCAAGGCTTACGCGAAGAAAGAGAAGGTCGACTGGCGCCTGCTGGCGGCGGTCGGCTATCAGGAATCCCTGTGGCAACCGGCCGTTACCTCGAAGACCGGCGTGCGCGGCCTGATGATGCTGACCCAGAACACCGCACAGGCCATGGGCGTGTCCAACCGTCTCGATCCCAAGCAAAGCATCATGGGCGGGGCCAAGTACCTGGCTTATATGAAGGATCAGTTGGACGAGTCGATCCAGGAACCGGATCGCACCTGGTTTGCCCTGGCGGCCTACAACGTGGGCATTGGCCATCTGGATGACGCGCGCAAGCTGGCGGCCAAGGAAGGGCTGAATCCGGACAAATGGCTGGACGTGAAGAAAATCCTGCCGCGCCTGTCCGAGAAGAAGTGGTACAGCAAAACCCGTTACGGCTATGCCCGTGGCGGCGAGCCGGTGCATTTCGTGGCGAACATCCGCCGCTACTACGACATCCTGACCTGGGTCACGCAGCCGCAGCTTGAGGGTGATCAGGTGGCCGAAGGCAAACTGGTGGTACCGGGGATCGACAAGAGCAAACCGGCGCAGGAAACTCCGCAGCTTTAA